From a region of the Hemibagrus wyckioides isolate EC202008001 linkage group LG14, SWU_Hwy_1.0, whole genome shotgun sequence genome:
- the apba2a gene encoding amyloid-beta A4 precursor protein-binding family A member 2: MALRQIQGSRAVPDDPQCVSSLPEQTVKHSRDRVDPEEPQSSNTESQSSTPVPASFCPTDGSVSGEDFDHRDSPIHHDSMEEDSLSEYDNVGSEEEEEQDYEEDEELHTDADGMTYYVHCCPEDESYLEGIDCHEGAESNNRPSTSKEPDAQGNSGDTWEFSEGFYEVIQQGTEKLVHKGPEPITKPTFIQAPMAEDEEDDEEEDADDVEEEEDDDDDVDDDDADVDDDAVEEDETYFDYEQEEASGSQDGNVCKGQCDLREGSKNPRQGSNYSKGMSRDLSRDYRVDKSIPEKCKGDAQRSFIGQRESNKKSNTEVDYSGNSEVGRADKNSKQGSIFRGHQIGKEDRGSRNCRLNAITNPEETANTDFKKRLSYRDHGREEREDQCSLVACDSPEDSIGRGHGCPHSYRAKTGRDRERSVDTDEDMDQIVNDVKTKIKVGPQSTGTDRSKSCDEKRIPESSQVSMLRPHREENRSSAPNTSTKPLDPQLQKDLTRPTKEDLLNKGQVTQSSPQHCTVNPQSETNTSASNRNLPQQGKRNHSFPSFVDVPGPCEPEDLIDGIIFAANYLGSTQLLSDRNPSKSVRMMQAQEAVDRVKCVDKESQSPIEVDLFISTKAIKVLNADTQETMVDNALRTISYIADIGSVVVLMARRRVSQSAALDCNETSLNSAEARKQYRMICYVFESEDAQLIAQSIGQAFSMAYQEFLRANGINPKDLSQKDYSDILNSQEMYNDDLIHFSNSENCKELHLEKQKGEILGVVIVESGWGSILPTVILACMLNSGPAARSGKLNVGDQIMAVNDTSLVGLPLATCQGIIKGLKNQLQVKLSVVSCPPVTMVLIKRPDLQYPLGFSVQNGIICSLMRGGIAERGGVRVGHRIIEINAQSVVAMAHEKIVHALSVSVGEIHMKTMPAVMFRLLTGQETPMYI; the protein is encoded by the exons ATGGCTCTCAGACAAATCCAGGGTTCCAGGGCAGTTCCTGATGATCCACAATGTGTCTCATCTCTACCAGAGCAGACAGTTAAACACTCCAGAGACAGAGTGGATCCTGAAGAACCTCAAAGCAGTAACACAGAAAGCCAGTCAAGCACACCAGTCCCAGCCAGCTTCTGTCCCACTGATGGCTCTGTCTCAGGGGAAGATTTCGACCATAGAGATAGTCCTATTCATCATGACAGCATGGAGGAAGACTCGCTGTCTGAATATGATAACGTAGGctcagaggaggaagaagagcagGACTATGAGGAAGACGAGGAACTGCACACCGACGCAGATGGGATGACTTACTATGTTCACTGTTGTCCTGAAGATGAAAGTTATTTGGAAGGAATAGACTGTCATGAGGGTGCTGAAAGCAATAATAGACCAAGTACTTCCAAAGAACCGGATGCTCAAGGAAATTCAGGAGATACCTGGGAATTCTCTGAGGGATTTTATGAAGTAATCCAGCAAGGTACAGAGAAGCTGGTCCATAAAGGTCCTGAGCCTATTACAAAGCCTACTTTCATTCAGGCTCCCATGGCTGAGGacgaagaagatgatgaagaagaagatgcagATGAtgtagaagaagaggaagatgacgacgatgatgttgatgatgatgatgctgatgttgATGACGATGCTGTGGAGGAAGATGAAACGTATTTTGATTATGAACAAGAGGAGGCGAGCGGAAGTCAGGATGGAAATGTCTGTAAAGGGCAATGTGATTTACGAGAGGGCAGTAAAAACCCACGACAGGGTTCGAATTACAGTAAAGGAATGAGTAGAGACTTAAGTAGAGATTACAGAGTGGATAAAAGCATCCCAGAGAAGTGTAAGGGTGATGCTCAGAGGTCATTTATTGGTCAAAGAGAAAGCAATAAAAAGAGCAATACTGAAGTTGATTATTCAGGAAACTCTGAAGTGGGCAGGGCAGATAAAAACTCAAAACAAGGGTCTATATTCAGAGGGCATCAGATTGGTAAAGAGGACAGAGGCAGCAGAAACTGCAGACTTAATGCTATAACCAACCCTGAGGAAACTGCaaatacagattttaaaaagagACTTTCCTACAGAGATCAtggaagagaagaaagagaagaccAGTGTTCACTTGTGGCTTGCGACAGTCCTGAAGACAGTATAGGCAGGGGACATGGGTGTCCTCATAGCTATAGAGCAAAGACTGGGAGGGATAGGGAGCGGTCGGTGGACACAGACGAGGATATGGATCAGATTGTGAATGatgtgaaaacaaaaataaaagtagGACCTCAGAGCACGGGGACAGATCGGAGTAAGTCGTGTGATGAGAAGAGGATTCCAGAAAGTTCACAAGTATCAATGCTTAGACCACACAGGGAAGAAAACAGATCCAGTGCCCCTAACACATCCACAAAGCCTCTTGACCCACAGCTGCAGAAAGACCTGACCAGACCTACTAAAGAAGATCTACTAAATAAAGGCCAG GTAACTCAAAGCAGCCCACAGCACTGCACAGTAAATCCACAGTCTGAAACGAACACCTCGGCAAGCAACCGTAATCTCCCTCAG CAAGGAAAGAGAAATCACTCTTTCCCAAGCTTTGTGGATG TCCCAGGCCCATGTGAACCAGAGGACCTCATCGACGGGATCATCTTTGCTGCTAACTACCTCGGGTCCACTCAACTTCTCTCGGACAGAAACCCGTCCAAGAGTGTGCGCATGATGCAAGCTCAGGAAGCTGTGGACAGAGTAAAG tgtgtggaTAAAGAGAGCCAGAGCCCGATCGAGGTTGACCTCTTCATTTCAACAAAGGCCATCAAAGTGCTCAATGCTGACACACAG GAAACGATGGTAGACAATGCTCTTCGGACCATCTCCTACATTGCAGACATTGGAAGTGTGGTTGTCTTGATGGCTCGCAGACGAGTGTCGCAGTCTGCTGCACTCGACTGTAATGAAACCAGTCTGAACTCTGCAGAGGCCAGGAAGCAGTACCGAATGATCTGTTACGTCTTTGAGTCTGAGGAT GCCCAGCTCATTGCACAGTCCATTGGTCAGGCGTTTAGCATGGCCTACCAAGAATTTCTGAGAGCAAATGGGATCAACCCTAAGGACCTCAGCCAGAAAGACTACAGTGATATTCTTAATTCACAAGAGATGTACAACGATGATCTCATCCACTTCTCGAACTCTGAGAACTGTAAAGAG CTGCACCTGGAAAAGCAGAAAGGGGAGATTCTTGGGGTTGTGATAGTAGAGTCTGGCTGGGGGTCTATCCTGCCCACAGTTATCCTGGCCTGCATGCTGAACAGTGGGCCAGCTGCGCGGTCAGGGAAGCTCAACGTGGGTGATCAGATAATGGCTGTCAATGACACAAGTCTGGTGGGATTGCCCCTGGCCACATGCCAGGGCATCATTAAg GGCTTGAAGAATCAGTTACAGGTAAAGCTGAGTGTAGTAAGCTGCCCTCCTGTGACCATGGTGCTAATAAAGAGACCAGATCTGCAGTACCCTTTAGGCTTCAGCGTACAGAATGGCATA ATCTGTAGCCTGATGCGAGGAGGAATAGCAGAACGTGGAGGAGTGCGTGTGGGGCATCGAATAATCGAGATTAATGCACAGAGTGTAGTTGCCATGGCGCATGAGAAAATTGTCCATGCCCTATCGGTGTCTGTCGGAGAG ATTCATATGAAGACTATGCCAGCTGTGATGTTCAGACTGCTTACTGGACAAGAAACCCCAATGTACATCTAA